In one window of Microbacterium natoriense DNA:
- the nrdI gene encoding class Ib ribonucleoside-diphosphate reductase assembly flavoprotein NrdI gives MSAVATAAPLLVYFSSVSGNTARFVEKLGLPAHRIPLRSQEGPLVIDEPFVLVTPTYGGGEGRGVERGAVPKQVIRFLNDENNRRNLRGVISAGNTNFGESFCLAGDIISRKCHVPHLYRLEIFGTQDDVDRVTDGLERRWQLQ, from the coding sequence ATGAGCGCCGTCGCGACCGCAGCGCCGCTCCTGGTCTACTTCTCGAGCGTGTCGGGCAACACCGCGCGCTTCGTCGAGAAACTCGGGCTTCCGGCCCATCGCATCCCGCTCCGCTCTCAGGAAGGGCCCCTCGTCATCGACGAGCCCTTCGTACTCGTCACCCCTACCTACGGCGGGGGTGAAGGTCGTGGCGTCGAACGAGGCGCCGTGCCCAAGCAGGTGATCCGGTTCCTCAACGACGAGAACAACCGGCGCAACCTCCGCGGGGTCATCTCCGCGGGCAACACCAACTTCGGCGAGTCGTTCTGTCTCGCCGGTGACATCATCAGCCGCAAGTGCCACGTGCCTCACTTGTATCGGCTCGAGATCTTCGGCACACAAGACGATGTCGATCGCGTGACCGACGGATTGGAAAGACGGTGGCAGCTTCAGTGA
- the nrdH gene encoding glutaredoxin-like protein NrdH, translating to MSITVYTKPSCVQCNATYRALDAQGIEYEIHDLSEDPTALEQVKALGYMQAPVVVTDEDHWSGFRPDKIAELASRLA from the coding sequence ATGTCGATCACGGTCTACACGAAGCCTTCCTGCGTTCAGTGCAACGCCACCTATCGCGCGCTGGATGCCCAGGGCATCGAGTACGAGATCCACGACCTGTCGGAGGACCCGACGGCCCTCGAGCAGGTCAAGGCGCTCGGTTACATGCAGGCACCGGTCGTCGTCACCGACGAGGACCACTGGTCGGGCTTCCGTCCCGACAAGATCGCCGAACTGGCGTCCCGTCTGGCGTAG
- a CDS encoding MFS transporter: MAGYRELLRTPGVGRMIAAQLTARFPNGMSSLAILLHVEQQTGSYAAAGLVLAATSVGQAVAGPLTSRWMGAWGMRRVLTLTLSVCMVAVLGLALLPLTLPGYMILGCVAGLSTPPIQAAVRTIYPKLVTSSQLTPLFSLDASLQEIIWILAPVLITLVSTQIGTVEGLLLVAIILAAGGAWFILSPEVGRVRIPRSRNALGKVVLKPPVMLATVIGFLLIGACAAVEVGVVASFEHGSLAAGLVLAVFSVGSLAGGLAFGHIPIGPWAMARRLTIVTVGLALTMVMLNAYWLGGTLVLAGIGIAPALAVLFAITSASVKFSETAEAFGWAGTGQLIGAAAGSAVAGFLVEVGDWRGAYLAATLFAAVGLIVSIVFVRAFPDLRGRDASPAPDTEPLAVTSS, translated from the coding sequence GTGGCGGGATACAGAGAGCTTCTTCGCACGCCCGGTGTGGGGCGCATGATCGCCGCACAGCTGACCGCGCGGTTCCCCAACGGGATGAGCTCGCTCGCCATCCTGCTGCACGTCGAGCAGCAGACCGGATCGTATGCGGCAGCGGGTCTCGTGCTCGCCGCGACCAGCGTGGGGCAGGCTGTAGCCGGCCCGCTCACGAGCCGCTGGATGGGCGCCTGGGGCATGCGCCGCGTGTTGACGCTCACCCTCAGCGTCTGCATGGTCGCCGTGCTCGGCCTCGCCCTGCTGCCCCTCACGCTGCCCGGCTACATGATCCTGGGCTGCGTCGCGGGTCTGTCGACCCCGCCGATCCAGGCCGCAGTGCGCACCATCTACCCCAAGCTCGTGACCTCCTCGCAGCTCACCCCTCTCTTCTCACTCGACGCCTCGCTGCAGGAGATCATCTGGATCCTCGCGCCCGTGCTGATCACGCTCGTCTCCACGCAGATCGGCACGGTGGAGGGCCTCCTGCTGGTCGCCATCATCCTCGCCGCGGGCGGGGCGTGGTTCATCCTCTCCCCCGAGGTGGGCAGGGTGCGCATCCCGCGCAGCCGCAACGCTCTCGGCAAGGTCGTCCTCAAGCCTCCGGTGATGCTCGCGACGGTGATCGGATTCCTCCTCATCGGCGCCTGCGCGGCCGTCGAGGTCGGCGTCGTCGCCTCGTTCGAGCACGGCAGCCTCGCAGCCGGCCTCGTGCTCGCGGTCTTCTCCGTAGGCAGCCTGGCGGGCGGCCTCGCTTTCGGGCACATCCCGATCGGGCCGTGGGCGATGGCACGGCGGCTGACGATCGTGACGGTCGGACTCGCCCTGACCATGGTGATGCTGAACGCGTACTGGCTGGGCGGCACGCTCGTGCTCGCGGGCATCGGGATCGCCCCTGCACTCGCCGTGCTCTTCGCGATCACTTCGGCGAGCGTGAAGTTCAGCGAGACCGCCGAGGCGTTCGGCTGGGCGGGCACCGGGCAGCTCATCGGCGCCGCGGCCGGATCGGCTGTGGCCGGATTCCTCGTCGAGGTCGGAGACTGGCGGGGAGCCTACCTCGCAGCGACCCTGTTCGCGGCCGTCGGCCTGATCGTCTCGATCGTGTTCGTGCGCGCATTCCCCGATCTCCGAGGTCGCGACGCCAGCCCCGCACCCGACACCGAGCCGCTCGCGGTGACCTCGTCATAG
- a CDS encoding alpha/beta fold hydrolase, which translates to MPAPLTLPRLSWGDPASARRALLVHGLGSSAALMWRLGDALANAGWHATAVDLRGHGDAPRALDYTVAAYGADLAATLPESDGRWDAVIGHSLGGASSTVAAASVPDWTRRLVLIDPAIVLEGRDAKAIRKSQQRAFDDNRVEVVREEHPHWHPQDIELKVDAVHRASRWAVEQTSAQNQQWDVRAEAARLTVPTHVIGADPAIFSLFTGESAAEVLDTNPRLTMSVVEGAGHSVHRDRPDEFIRHLLEALS; encoded by the coding sequence ATGCCTGCGCCGCTGACGCTCCCCCGCCTCTCCTGGGGCGACCCCGCATCCGCCCGTCGAGCGCTCCTCGTGCACGGCCTCGGCTCCTCCGCCGCACTGATGTGGCGTCTCGGAGACGCGCTCGCGAACGCCGGATGGCATGCGACGGCCGTCGATCTGCGCGGTCACGGCGACGCCCCGCGCGCGCTCGACTACACGGTCGCGGCCTACGGAGCTGATCTCGCGGCAACCCTGCCCGAGAGCGACGGCCGCTGGGACGCCGTGATCGGACACTCGCTGGGAGGGGCGTCCAGCACGGTCGCCGCGGCATCCGTCCCCGACTGGACCAGGAGGCTCGTGCTCATCGATCCCGCGATCGTGCTCGAAGGGCGCGATGCGAAGGCGATCCGCAAGAGCCAGCAGCGGGCCTTCGACGACAACCGCGTCGAGGTCGTGCGCGAAGAGCACCCGCACTGGCATCCGCAGGACATCGAGCTCAAAGTGGATGCCGTGCATCGAGCGAGCCGCTGGGCTGTCGAGCAGACGAGCGCGCAGAATCAGCAGTGGGACGTGCGGGCCGAGGCCGCGCGGCTCACCGTCCCCACTCATGTGATCGGGGCCGATCCTGCGATCTTCAGCCTGTTCACGGGAGAGTCTGCGGCCGAGGTGCTCGACACGAACCCGCGCCTCACGATGAGTGTGGTCGAGGGAGCGGGTCATTCCGTGCATCGGGACCGGCCTGATGAGTTCATCCGTCACCTGCTGGAGGCCCTGTCATGA
- a CDS encoding acyl-CoA dehydrogenase family protein, whose protein sequence is MSDFDPTSFLPDDLLGRIRDRAPIHDRENTFPQQDLDELRDAGYLSILVPTERGGAGLGLEEAAILQQRLATAAPATALAINMHLVWTGVAKVFSDLGVSGLEFVQDGAVAGEVFAFGISEGGNDLVLFGSDTAAVPTGDGGYAFTGTKIFTSLAPVWTKLGLHGLDTTSPDAPKLVFAFIDRTEAVETGDDWDTLGMRATQSRTTRLHGAVADAEHIVRRIDPGPNPDPIVFGIFSVFEILLASVYTGIARRALDLAVRTVQKRTSKKTGLPYSQDPDIRWRIADMALAYDALPAQITALARDVDAMADNGARWFTLLSGVKHRAITMAKHVVDQAMLTAGGGSYFSANELSRLYRDVLAGAFHPSDPESAHATAASAWLGPLDS, encoded by the coding sequence ATGAGCGATTTCGATCCCACCTCGTTCCTGCCCGACGATCTGCTCGGGCGCATCCGCGATCGTGCCCCGATCCACGACCGCGAGAACACCTTCCCCCAGCAGGATCTGGATGAGCTCCGCGACGCCGGGTATCTGTCGATCCTGGTTCCGACGGAGCGCGGCGGGGCAGGGCTCGGGCTCGAGGAGGCTGCGATCCTGCAGCAGCGCCTCGCCACGGCCGCGCCGGCGACCGCGCTGGCGATCAACATGCACCTCGTCTGGACCGGAGTCGCCAAGGTCTTCTCCGACCTCGGTGTTTCGGGCCTCGAGTTCGTGCAGGACGGCGCAGTAGCAGGCGAGGTGTTCGCCTTCGGCATCAGCGAGGGCGGAAACGACCTGGTGCTGTTCGGCAGCGACACCGCGGCCGTGCCGACCGGCGACGGCGGCTACGCGTTCACCGGCACCAAGATCTTCACCTCGCTCGCCCCCGTCTGGACGAAACTCGGCCTGCACGGCCTCGACACGACCAGCCCCGACGCCCCGAAGCTCGTCTTCGCCTTCATCGACCGCACGGAGGCCGTCGAGACCGGCGACGACTGGGACACGCTCGGCATGCGGGCGACGCAGTCGCGCACCACCCGTCTGCATGGCGCCGTGGCGGATGCCGAACATATCGTTCGTCGCATCGATCCGGGGCCCAACCCAGATCCGATCGTGTTCGGCATCTTCAGCGTGTTCGAGATCCTGCTCGCCTCGGTCTACACCGGCATCGCCCGTCGCGCGCTCGACCTCGCAGTCCGCACGGTGCAGAAGCGCACCTCGAAGAAGACCGGACTCCCGTACAGCCAGGACCCCGACATCCGCTGGCGGATCGCCGACATGGCGCTCGCCTACGACGCGTTGCCCGCCCAGATCACCGCGCTCGCACGCGACGTCGACGCGATGGCCGACAACGGCGCGCGCTGGTTCACCCTGCTCTCGGGCGTCAAGCACCGCGCCATCACGATGGCGAAGCACGTCGTGGACCAGGCCATGCTCACCGCCGGTGGCGGATCGTATTTCTCGGCGAACGAGCTGTCGCGTCTGTACCGCGACGTGCTCGCCGGCGCCTTCCACCCGTCCGACCCGGAGTCGGCGCATGCGACGGCGGCGAGCGCCTGGCTCGGTCCGCTCGATTCCTGA
- a CDS encoding MarR family winged helix-turn-helix transcriptional regulator has translation MSQHGDGVELETSIGYLLKEAASALRAAMEDALRPFGMTITHYSCLELLAQRPGLSNSELARGAFVSRQSMNTLLQALERDGSVIRPAQAPVGKVLPAQLTERGRRQIEQASAAVRAVELRMLSGLDETAQAETRRALRGLIQSLR, from the coding sequence ATGAGTCAACACGGCGACGGCGTGGAGCTGGAGACCTCGATCGGCTATCTGCTGAAGGAGGCTGCCAGTGCACTGCGCGCCGCGATGGAGGATGCTCTGAGGCCGTTCGGCATGACCATCACGCATTACTCCTGCCTGGAGCTCCTCGCTCAGCGCCCTGGCCTGTCCAACTCCGAGCTGGCGCGAGGGGCGTTCGTCTCCCGCCAGTCGATGAACACGCTGCTGCAGGCACTCGAGCGCGACGGCAGCGTGATCCGCCCCGCGCAGGCACCCGTGGGGAAGGTCTTGCCGGCGCAGCTCACAGAGCGAGGGCGCCGTCAGATCGAACAGGCGTCGGCGGCCGTGAGGGCCGTGGAGTTGCGGATGCTGTCCGGACTCGACGAAACCGCCCAGGCCGAGACGCGCCGGGCGCTGCGCGGCTTGATCCAGTCTCTGCGCTGA
- a CDS encoding VOC family protein, with protein sequence MTAFGPDFISLQSRDRELSAAFYEEYLGLVRVEDAPPHAVVFATAPIAFAIRDAMPGVDLDAADAPGLGISVWMHAPDAQSIHDALAADGRTIAVAPFDGPFGRTFTFVDLDGYQITLHDRA encoded by the coding sequence ATGACCGCCTTCGGACCCGACTTCATCTCTCTGCAATCCCGTGATCGAGAGCTCTCCGCCGCCTTCTACGAGGAGTACCTCGGCCTCGTGCGCGTCGAGGACGCCCCTCCCCACGCCGTCGTCTTCGCCACCGCGCCCATCGCCTTCGCGATCCGCGATGCGATGCCCGGTGTCGATCTCGACGCGGCGGATGCGCCGGGACTCGGCATCTCGGTCTGGATGCACGCCCCGGATGCGCAGAGCATCCACGACGCCCTCGCCGCAGACGGCAGGACCATCGCAGTGGCGCCGTTCGACGGCCCGTTCGGCCGCACCTTCACGTTCGTCGACCTCGACGGGTATCAGATCACGCTCCACGACCGGGCGTGA